In Victivallis lenta, the following proteins share a genomic window:
- a CDS encoding Gfo/Idh/MocA family protein, which translates to MKRIAVAGVAHIHMPHFAKLLKERPGFEVVSVWDHDASRAEKYAKELGCGVAASCEALCRDGSADAVVVCSETDRHKGIVPLAAKAGKHLFVEKPLGFSAADALAMADAVREAGVLFQTGYFMRGSSVHQALKKMVNDGVFGRITRVRHVNCHHGSLGGWFDTDYRWMADPTVAGCGAFGDLGTHSLDILMWLFGKPELVTGDIRTITGRYGENCDETGTALLKFPGGIAGTLSGGWVDVMNPVTCEISGTEGFAYVRNGELFVKSSKLDGADGSSPWKELPAELPHAFTLFLDAVEGKSVPLVTADEAAARNVVMEAIYRAARTATWVKP; encoded by the coding sequence ATGAAACGAATCGCTGTCGCCGGGGTCGCGCATATTCATATGCCGCACTTCGCCAAGCTGTTGAAGGAACGTCCGGGATTCGAAGTCGTCTCGGTCTGGGATCACGATGCGTCCCGGGCGGAGAAGTATGCCAAAGAGCTCGGCTGCGGTGTCGCCGCAAGTTGCGAGGCGCTCTGCCGGGATGGTTCCGCCGATGCGGTCGTCGTCTGTTCGGAGACCGACCGCCACAAGGGAATTGTTCCGCTCGCCGCGAAGGCCGGAAAACATCTGTTCGTCGAGAAGCCGCTCGGATTTTCCGCCGCGGATGCGCTCGCCATGGCCGATGCGGTCCGCGAAGCGGGCGTGCTGTTCCAGACCGGCTACTTCATGCGCGGATCTTCCGTGCATCAGGCGCTGAAGAAGATGGTGAATGACGGTGTGTTCGGCCGGATCACCCGCGTGCGCCACGTGAACTGCCACCACGGTTCGCTCGGCGGCTGGTTCGATACGGATTACCGCTGGATGGCCGATCCGACCGTCGCGGGCTGCGGCGCCTTCGGGGATCTCGGCACCCATTCGCTCGATATCCTGATGTGGCTTTTCGGCAAGCCGGAGCTGGTCACCGGCGATATCCGGACGATAACCGGCCGGTACGGCGAAAACTGCGACGAAACCGGCACCGCGCTTCTGAAATTCCCGGGCGGAATCGCCGGCACGCTTTCGGGCGGCTGGGTCGATGTCATGAATCCGGTGACTTGCGAAATCAGCGGCACGGAAGGCTTTGCCTATGTGCGCAACGGCGAGCTTTTCGTGAAATCCTCGAAACTCGACGGCGCCGACGGTTCTTCTCCGTGGAAGGAGCTGCCGGCCGAGCTGCCGCACGCCTTCACGCTTTTCCTCGACGCTGTCGAAGGAAAGAGCGTCCCGCTGGTGACTGCGGACGAGGCCGCCGCGCGCAACGTCGTCATGGAAGCGATCTATCGGGCCGCACGCACGGCGACCTGGGTCAAACCCTGA
- a CDS encoding ATP-binding cassette domain-containing protein: MSVPFLSFSHLVFGYPSAAGVLFDDLSCVFPGGWTGVVGFNGGGKTTLLKLAAGELRPESGRVDREGRFFLCSQECDAVPPELEELIVSPGRFAAELRDTLGIGSDWAVRWHTLSFGERKRSQIGCALIGGYDILLLDEPTNHLDAASSEQLRNALRSFGGIGLLVSHDRTLLDEFCEQCLFIEPGSVIMRSGGYSEGKRRREIERETLRATLSTEKAELDRMKRELQRRRGKAEAAQAKNSKRKLARHDHDGKGRIDAARVTGRSSAADNLVKRQRVRVERQAAEVAGLGTVADESYRFDIPYGVRSKRNVLFSLPAGRIRLGGGRFLDHPALEMAPADRIGIAGGNGLGKSTLIRRILPELRIDPERMLYLPQEIEKSEREAIAEKLASLSVRQRGSVMRIIHNLGSSPERVLASERLSPGELRKLHLALGVNDDIELLVMDEPTNHLDLPSVECLETALAAAQCALLLVSHDRRFLDRLCPVRWLLAKGRLQIERS; the protein is encoded by the coding sequence ATGTCTGTACCTTTTCTCTCTTTTTCGCATCTTGTTTTCGGTTATCCGTCGGCGGCCGGCGTGCTGTTCGACGATCTCTCCTGCGTATTTCCCGGCGGCTGGACCGGTGTCGTCGGCTTCAACGGCGGCGGGAAAACCACGCTGCTGAAACTGGCGGCCGGGGAGCTCCGGCCGGAGTCCGGCCGGGTGGACCGCGAGGGGCGGTTCTTCCTGTGCAGCCAGGAGTGCGATGCCGTGCCGCCGGAGCTGGAGGAGCTGATCGTTTCTCCGGGACGGTTCGCGGCGGAGCTGCGCGACACGCTCGGAATCGGTTCCGACTGGGCCGTCCGCTGGCACACGCTGTCGTTCGGTGAACGCAAGCGCTCCCAGATCGGCTGTGCGCTGATTGGCGGATATGACATCCTGCTCCTCGACGAACCGACCAACCACCTCGATGCGGCATCGTCGGAACAGCTTCGCAACGCGCTGCGCAGCTTCGGCGGAATCGGCCTTCTGGTCAGCCACGACCGTACGCTGCTGGACGAATTCTGCGAACAGTGCCTGTTCATCGAGCCGGGTTCCGTCATCATGCGTTCCGGCGGATATTCGGAAGGGAAGCGCCGGCGCGAAATCGAACGCGAAACGTTGCGCGCCACGCTTTCGACCGAAAAAGCCGAACTCGACCGCATGAAGCGCGAACTTCAGCGCCGCCGCGGCAAGGCCGAAGCGGCTCAGGCGAAAAATTCGAAGCGGAAGCTTGCGCGGCACGATCATGACGGCAAGGGACGGATCGACGCCGCCCGCGTCACCGGCCGGAGCTCAGCCGCCGACAACCTCGTAAAACGCCAGCGCGTCCGGGTCGAACGGCAGGCCGCCGAAGTCGCCGGGCTCGGGACGGTAGCGGACGAATCGTACCGGTTCGATATTCCTTACGGAGTCCGGTCGAAACGAAATGTGCTTTTCTCTCTCCCGGCCGGACGCATCAGGCTCGGCGGCGGTCGTTTTCTCGACCATCCGGCACTGGAGATGGCTCCTGCCGACCGGATCGGCATCGCCGGCGGCAACGGCCTCGGCAAATCGACGCTGATCCGCCGTATTCTGCCCGAATTGCGGATCGATCCGGAACGGATGTTGTACCTGCCGCAGGAGATCGAAAAAAGCGAGCGCGAGGCAATCGCGGAAAAGCTCGCTTCGCTATCGGTCCGGCAGCGCGGGTCGGTCATGCGGATCATCCACAACCTCGGGTCGTCCCCCGAACGGGTGCTGGCCTCGGAACGGCTGAGCCCCGGGGAACTGCGGAAACTGCACCTCGCTCTCGGAGTGAATGACGACATCGAGCTGCTGGTCATGGATGAGCCGACCAACCACCTCGACCTGCCGTCGGTGGAGTGTCTCGAGACGGCGCTGGCCGCAGCGCAGTGCGCGCTGCTGCTGGTCAGCCACGACCGGCGTTTTCTCGACCGGCTCTGTCCGGTCCGCTGGCTCCTGGCGAAAGGCCGTCTTCAGATCGAACGGAGCTGA
- a CDS encoding Gfo/Idh/MocA family protein, translating to MATKAAAAKKAPAKAPAKAPVKKAPAKKATVKKAEAPKKLRVAIIGCGGISHAHMAAYKSIPEVELVGFCDINPERLTEYQEKYGVKPEQCFEKWDDLFKTVKPEAVDICTPNGVHCPAAVAASEAGCHVMVEKPMAMTPDECEKMIAAAKKAGKLLAVGFQHRYNSKTDYLVKARDEGKFGKLMFVKCQALRRRGIPNWGVFGRKDLQGGGPMIDIGVHVVEMAHYFMGSPKPVAATGNCWTYLGDKPSEVMSMWPNWDYKTYTVEDLAIGHIRFDNGMIMQIESSFAAHIDKDEWKFVAMGEKGGCDWDPLQIFTDDAGAMVHIKPDYVAPDWNKDWTYLFARKLQNWVDGILKGTPLRASGEEGLAIQKILDGIYRSAEQGGKEVPIK from the coding sequence GCTCCGGTCAAAAAGGCTCCGGCGAAGAAGGCAACGGTAAAGAAGGCGGAAGCTCCGAAGAAGCTTCGTGTGGCGATCATCGGCTGCGGCGGTATCAGCCACGCCCATATGGCGGCCTACAAATCGATTCCGGAGGTCGAGCTGGTCGGCTTCTGCGACATCAATCCGGAACGGCTGACCGAGTACCAGGAAAAATACGGAGTCAAGCCCGAACAGTGCTTCGAGAAGTGGGACGACCTCTTCAAGACGGTCAAGCCGGAAGCGGTCGACATCTGCACCCCGAACGGCGTTCACTGCCCGGCCGCGGTCGCGGCCTCCGAAGCGGGCTGTCACGTGATGGTCGAAAAGCCGATGGCGATGACGCCGGACGAATGTGAAAAGATGATCGCCGCGGCGAAAAAAGCCGGCAAGCTCCTGGCCGTCGGCTTCCAGCACCGTTACAACTCGAAGACCGATTATCTGGTCAAGGCGCGCGACGAGGGTAAATTCGGCAAGCTCATGTTCGTGAAGTGCCAGGCGCTGCGCCGCCGCGGCATTCCGAACTGGGGCGTGTTCGGCCGCAAGGATCTCCAGGGCGGCGGCCCGATGATCGACATCGGCGTGCATGTCGTCGAAATGGCGCACTACTTCATGGGGTCGCCGAAGCCGGTCGCCGCGACCGGCAACTGCTGGACCTATCTCGGCGACAAGCCGAGCGAAGTCATGAGCATGTGGCCGAACTGGGACTACAAGACCTACACGGTCGAAGACCTCGCGATCGGCCATATCCGCTTCGACAACGGCATGATCATGCAGATCGAGTCGTCGTTCGCGGCCCATATCGACAAGGACGAATGGAAGTTCGTCGCCATGGGCGAAAAGGGCGGCTGCGACTGGGATCCGCTGCAGATTTTCACGGACGACGCCGGTGCAATGGTCCACATCAAGCCGGATTACGTCGCGCCGGACTGGAACAAGGACTGGACCTACCTGTTCGCCCGCAAGCTTCAGAACTGGGTTGACGGCATCCTGAAGGGAACCCCGCTGCGGGCCTCCGGCGAGGAGGGTCTCGCGATCCAGAAGATTCTCGACGGCATCTACCGCTCCGCCGAGCAGGGCGGCAAGGAAGTGCCGATCAAGTAA